The following are encoded in a window of Rosa chinensis cultivar Old Blush chromosome 4, RchiOBHm-V2, whole genome shotgun sequence genomic DNA:
- the LOC112198554 gene encoding 50S ribosomal protein L18, chloroplastic — protein sequence MSASLSFIGSSQQLWMGPKFVGVSAPRPQSQSLVIEAKATTKREDRTARHTRIRKKVEGTTERPRLCVFRSNKHLYVQVIDDTKMHTLASASTMQKPISEEFDFTSGPTIEVAKKVGEVIAKSCLEKGITKVAFDRGGYPYHGRVEALATAARENGLQF from the exons ATGTCAGCGTCTCTTTCGTTCATTGGGTCTTCACAACAGCTATGGATGGGTCCCAAGTTTGTAGGAGTATCCGCTCCCAGGCCTCAATCTCAGTCTCTAGTTATCGAAGCCAAGGCCACTACCAAAAGAGAAGACAGGACCGCTCGCCATACTCGTATCAGAAAGAAG GTTGAAGGAACTACCGAAAGGCCAAGACTATGTGTCTTCCGCTCCAACAAGCATCTCTATGTCCAAGTGATTGATGATACCAAGATGCATACACTTGCTTCAGCTTCAACAATGCAGAAGCCCATCTCTGAGGAGTTTGACTTCACTTCTGGTCCAACCATT GAAGTAGCAAAGAAGGTGGGAGAAGTCATTGCAAAGTCATGTTTGGAGAAAGGGATCACAAAGGTAGCCTTCGACCGAGGTGGCTATCCATATCATGGACGTGTGGAAGCCCTTGCTACTGCTGCTAGGGAGAATGGCCTTCAATTCTGA
- the LOC121052635 gene encoding cation/H(+) antiporter 19, protein MAPAPQPATTPPMKATSNGSFQGENPLDYTLPLLVVQIILVVVFTRFLAYLLKPLRQPRVIAEVIGGCLLGPPHSGGARPFYTRFSRQNLYFFFFLVGLELDIDAIGHTGKKSLGIALCEITLPFVLGIGTSEALLATVSKGMKQGPFLVFNGVALSITAFPVLARILAELKLLTTDVGRIPHCHVHTSTRIRSKS, encoded by the exons ATGGCGCCCGCCCCGCAGCCAGCGACCACCCCACCCATGAAGGCCACTTCGAATGGATCATTTCAGGGCGAAAATCCACTTGATTACACTCTTCCCTTACTCGTCGTCCAGATCATCTTGGTCGTGGTGTTCACCAGgtttcttgcatatcttctaaAACCTCTCCGGCAACCCCGAGTCATAGCCGAAGTTATA GGCGGATGTCTGCTGGGCCCTCCGCATTCAGGAGGAGCAAGACCTTTCTACACACGATTTTCCcgccaaaa tctctatttcttcttcttcctcgtcgGCCTCGAGCTCGACATTGACGCCATCGGCCACACCGGAAAGAAGTCCCTCGGCATCGCCCTCTGCGAGATTACCCTCCCCTTCGTCCTCGGCATCGGCACCTCCGAAGCCCTACTCGCCACCGTCTCGAAAGGCATGAAACAAGGCCCCTTCCTCGTCTTCAACGGCGTCGCCCTCTCCATCACTGCCTTCCCCGTCCTGGCCCGCATCCTCGCTGAGCTCAAGCTCCTCACCACCGATGTCGGCCGCATACCGCATTGCCATGTTCATACATCGACCAGAATTAGAAGCAAGAGTTGA
- the LOC112198553 gene encoding DEAD-box ATP-dependent RNA helicase 50: MLGKAPAPVVNHLWPKRIDPEWMVAQHHCRCTVHPHHIRKGGISCSLGQKAMDNSAAAYDLMDDFIVLGATKNDSSVVRDSPKTNTRDNDRQQAATTRRVAKVGRSFGRLKVQRVKSVVDKASRVKRDMDESENELDVQDTSPFISTIEGMGKKKKANAMSRGGRLSNPSNSHEFRDALRKKEPTDYKDNSRVTTKDFFEPLPESRHKPYMRQKPNTIVDRRKASVSRKGWGSGGSIRESSEYPDLDQRRRVSNDGGFFSRKSFRDVGCSEYMIECLRKQLFQRPSHIQAMAFAPVVAGKTSIIADQSGSGKTLAYLAPVIQRLRDEELQGLSKSSSQSPRLVVLVPTAELASQVLGNCRSISKFGVPVRSMVVTGGHRQKTQLESLQEGVDVLIATPGRFIYLIKEGFLQLSNLRCAVLDEVDILFNDEDFEAALQSLINSAPVTTQYLFVTATLPLGIYNKLVEDFPDCQVVMAPGMHRISPGLEEVLVDCSGDDRSEKSPEMAFTNKKSALLQLVEGSPVPKTIVFCNKIETCRKVENVLSRFDRSGTRVQVLPFHSALAQESRLANMKEFTNSHSEKVAQFLVCTDRASRGIDFPGVDHVILFDFPRDPSEYVRRVGRTARGAGGVGKAFIFVVGKQVSLARRIMDRNQKGHPVHDVPAAYELLY, translated from the exons ATGCTGGGCAAAGCTCCTGCTCCAGTAGTAAACCACCTATGGCCAAAACGCATTGACCCAGAATGGATGGTGGCTCAGCACCACTGCAGGTGTACTGTCCACCCCCATCACATTAGAAAAGGGGGAATAAGTTGCAGTTTGGGTCAGAAAGCCATGGATAACTCCGCTGCTGCTTATGACCTTATGGATGATTTCATTGTATTGGGAGCAACCAAGAATGACTCTTCTGTAGTCCGTGACTCTCCCAAAACCAATACCAGAG ATAATGACCGTCAACAGGCGGCAACTACTAGGAGAGTTGCCAAAGTTGGCAGAAGTTTTGGGAGATTGAAAGTGCAAAGAGTGAAATCTGTAGTGGATAAAGCTTCTCGGGTGAAGCGAGACATGGATGAAAGTGAAAATGAACTAGATGTGCAGGATACATCACCATTTATCTCTACAATTGAAGgtatggggaagaagaagaaagcaaatgCCATGAGTCGTGGAGGAAGACTTTCAAATCCTTCCAACTCACATGAGTTTAGGGACGCATTGCGTAAGAAGGAACCAACAGATTACAAGGACAATTCTAGAGTAACTACGAAAGATTTTTTTGAGCCACTCCCAGAGAGTCGGCACAAACCATATATGCGTCAGAAGCCTAACACCATCGTAGATCGACGAAAGGCTTCAGTTTCAAGAAAAGGATGGGGTAGTGGAGGGTCCATACGTGAATCATCAGAGTATCCAGACCTAGACCAACGAAGGAGAGTGTCCAATGATGGTGGCTTTTTCAGTCGAAAATCCTTTAGGGATGTGGGATGCAGTGAGTATATGATTGAATGTCTAAGGAAGCAGCTTTTCCAGCGTCCATCACATATTCAG GCCATGGCGTTTGCTCCAGTTGTTGCTGGAAAAACCTCTATTATAGCTGACCAAAGTGGATCTGGCAAAACATTGGCTTATCTTGCTCCTGTCATTCAGCGTTTAAGGGATGAAGAACTTCAAGGACTGAGCAAGTCCTCATCACAGAGTCCTCGATTAGTTGTATTAGTTCCGACTGCGGAATTGGCTTCTCAG GTTTTGGGTAATTGCCGATCAATATCAAAATTTGGAGTTCCTGTCAGGTCTATGGTTGTAACAGGCGGTCATCGACAGAAAACTCAGCTGGAAAGTTTGCAAGAAGGTGTTGATGTTCTAATTGCAACCCCAGGTCGATTTATATATCTAATTAAGGAGGGCTTCTTGCAATTGTCAAATCTAAGATG TGCTGTGCTGGATGAGGTAGATATACTCTTTAATGATGAGGATTTTGAAGCAGCACTGCAAAGTTTAATCAATTCCGCTCCTGTAACCACACAATATCTTTTTGTCACTGCAACTTTACCACTTGGCATTTACAACAAGTTAGTTGAAGATTTTCCTGATTGTCAAGTGGTCATGGCACCTGGAATGCACCGGATAAGCCCTGGCCTTGAAGAG GTACTTGTAGATTGCAGTGGAGATGATCGGAGTGAAAAATCTCCAGAGATGGCATTCACAAATAAGAAATCTGCTCTTCTACAGCTTGTGGAGGGAAGTCCAGTTCCCAAAACAATAGTCTTTTGTAACAAG ATTGAGACATGCAGAAAAGTTGAGAATGTACTATCACGCTTTGACAGAAGTGGAACTCGTGTTCAGGTTCTACCATTTCATTCTGCTCTGGCTCAAGAATCACGGCTTGCAAACATGAAGGAGTTCACCAATTCTCATTCAGAGAAAGTAGCACAGTTTTTGGTCTGCACTGATAG AGCATCACGTGGAATCGACTTTCCTGGTGTGGATCATGTTATACTCTTCGACTTCCCTCGCGATCCAAGTGAGTACGTGCGGCGTGTAGGAAGAACTGCCAGGGGCGCTGGTGGAGTGGGCAAGGCATTCATCTTTGTCGTTGGCAAGCAAGTCTCTCTTGCGCGAAGAATAATGGACAGGAACCAAAAAGGTCACCCAGTGCATGATGTACCAGCTGCGTACGAGCTTTTGTATTAA